ACCATATCTTTACGGGCGCAATCCTGGTGAAAATCGTCGAACAAGAATGGGGCATGACCGTCTCGGATCAGACGATCTATAATATCCTCCAGCGCAACCGTTTCTCCTATCAACGCGGGCATCGGGACTATGAGCCAGCAAATCTGGATGAGCAACATGTATATGGCGAACGGTTAAAAAAAGCTCGAAGCACCCGAAGCGGGTGAAAAGATCGTCTTCTTTGACGAATTCTGGTTCGCTGACCGACCAACCATCTTCTACGGCTGGGCACGTGTAAATACGCGCTGTCGTGTGCCGTCGTATGAAAAGAACCGTACTATTCGCTACGGTTTGCTGGCAGTCGATGCCCACGATGGGACAGAACATATCGACTTCGCGAAAAAACTGAACTCCGAAAATGTCGCGGATTATTTTCATCATTTAGCTATTGATACGAAACAAGCCGGATATACGTGTCTCACGGTCATCATTGATAATAACTCGATGCATAAAGACAAGATGCGCTACGAACTCTGGCTACGTATGCACGAGCAGCACAACTTGGATGGATTTCGGGTTCGATTTATCGATACGCCACGCTACTCACCTGAATTGAATCTCGCAGAATATAGTATCCATCAATTACGGCTGCGGCTCTTTCATCATTTGCCATCACGACCAAAAATTGATGAGCTTTGTCAGAACATACGAAACTCGCTGAAACGAGAACAACTCCAGACGAAAGAGCAGATACGAGCAACGATCAACCACATCCTCAAGTTAGCGCGAGTTGATTGTGTCGCTTGATCTTTGGAAGGGAGATGCGCTGGTTGGGCGGCACCACGCCGGAGGGCCGCGCTGACCTGCCAGCCATGTTGGCGCCTGAGGGCGCTGCCTGGGTGGCGTCCGAGGGCGTTCCTTCCTGGCGCTGGTGGCCGCGACAACGGTCGGATGCGTACCCCGCGATGGCGCCCGAGCGCGTTCCCGGCGATTCCGTTCCCACCACGATGGCGGCCGGATGCGTGCCCTGCGATCACGTGCGAGGGCCTTCCCGGCGCTGGCCTGTCCAGGCACGGGATGCGTTCCCTGCGATAGCGCGCGGATTCCCGATTCGCACGCGTTGGCAGTCGGGCCGCAGCAATCACGGGGCTGAATCATGCGCTGACCGTCAATCCGATGGTTCGCTCGTGCCCGCCCAACGCGTGGCGCATCAGCCGCGCCGCACCAGTAGATCGGGACTGCGTTCCCGGTGATTCCAACCGTCAAAATCGGCGCGATCTCGCTCGACGCGGAGCGGCGTCGGGCTGCATGCGCTGGTTGGGCGGCACCGCGCCGGAGACACGCGCTAACCTGCCAGCCATGTTGGCGCCCGAGGGCGCGGCCTGGGATAGAGTCCGAGCGCGTTCCTTTTCAGCGCTGCTGGGCGCGATGGCGGTCGGATGCGCGGCCTGCGATACCGTCCGAGGGCGCTGCCCGCGATTCCGTTCCCACCACGATGGCGGCCGGATGCGCGGCCTGGGATAGCGTCCGCGGGCGTTCCCCGCGCTGGCCTGTCCAGGCAGGGGATGCGTTGCCCGTGATGGCGGTCGGATGCCCGATTCACACGCGTTGGCGATCAGGCTGCGGCAATCACGGGGCTGAATCGGGCGTTGGCGTTCCATCGCATGGGTTGCTCGTGACCGCCCAACGCCGGCGTTCAGCCGCGCCGCCGCCCATAGGTTGGGAATGCGCTTTACCCGATACTGCTGCCAAAATCGGCCCGATCTTGCCGCCGCGACGCGGCGTCGGCTGCAACGCGATGTTGGACGGCACCTTGACTAAGCCGCAGCGCTGATTCTGCAGAAGAAAGCGGTACAACGAGGAACGAGAATTATGCAACAACGCCTGTACCTTTCAATAACGCATTGTACAATATCTCGTAGCAATATGCTCTATCACACCACGAAATAGCAGATTATTGCTGCAACAAAGCCCTTGGCCGCTGGTTCGGACGGAGCCTCCTCGCGCTGTCTGGTGCTGATGGAACGCCACCGTTGTCGCCTTGTTCTGCCAATACCTGGACCCGGATACTGCGCCCATCCATGGTTCGATCTCATGGTTCGATCGCGCGCACATATGCCAATGCCTGCGCGACGCACACTGGAAGCGGTTGTGCGGTATCCACAATGAGATAATTCGTGGGCGGGCGCTTCATGTGCGCAATCCAATCGCGGAAGATGGTCTCGTTCATCACTGCCTTTCCGGATCCCGCAGTCGGTGGGGTAGTGATGCCTGCGAGTTGACTCGGCAAGCGAGCACGGGTGCGAAGGCGCTGATCGAGGGTAGGCAGATCATCGAGGCGACATTCAATATACCGGTAGGGAACACCTGCCGCGTGTGCGAGGGCCTGTCCACGGTCAAGCAATTCCGGATAAAAGCACGGACTATCGAAGATGACGCTCCAGCGTTGGGTCAGTAAATCGCGGGCAAGGGCGTGCAAGATGGTATATGAGGCTGATCCCGCGAGGGCGACCGGGATGCTCGCTTCCAACAGGGCACTCTTGGTGATGTCGTGGTCGATGATGACGGCCTTGAGCTGCGGGGCGATTGCACGCGCCAATGTGCTCTTCCCACTGCCGGGTGCACCAGACATTTGGATAAAGACCCCGTTCGTCATACAAGGAGCCCTCCGTCTGCGCAGTTGCGGAGCTGTCCGTCAAGGAAAGTGCGGAATAGGGTGCCGTCCAACGCTTGCGTTCAGCCGCACCGCGCCAATAGACGGGGAACACCTTCCAACAAATGATAGCATACAAAATCGGCCCGATTCTGTCGCCGGGACGGCGTCGGCTGCAACGCATTGTTGGGCGACAGCGTGGTATTGTTTACACATGCGGCACTGCTAATCTGCAGCTTTGTAGTTTTGCAGAAACTGGATTTGCGCATCAGAGAGTAAGAGACATTGTACTCGTGTTCGCCGTAGCGCTGCTTTTGCTTCCTCGAACGTGTATCCACGGGTCAAGTACTACAGATGGAGTATCATTCCGGTTCGCCCGATTCCGGCGTGACAATGAATCAGGAGCGGGCGCTGCTCGAACTGCATGGATCTGATCGCCTCAATTATTTGGTGCGCTTGCGCTGTATCGGGTGGGAATTGGTCGCGTACCGGCACGTGGAAGTACGCGATGTCAAGCGCACCCAAAAGCGTCGCGGTTATCTCGCGTTGGGCAAAGAGCGGCGGTTCAGTCAGCGACAGAATTGCACGGATGCCTTGGCCATGGAATGCGTGTATATCTTTTGCATCGAGCGGAATACCGCTGGCTGCCAAGGAGTGTGGCGCAATCCAAGAGATTTTCATAGCCTTTACCGACAGCTTGCTGACCACGAAGAGTGTTCGTGAAACGAAGGGCATAGGCAAGGATATAGCATCCCTATCTGATTTCTAAAACGTGGTATACTGGTTCCACGATTGTACGCAACGCTTCGCCCAAGTACGGGTGTGCCACTTTGTGAGGTGCGGTATGGCTCCTATTCCTGAAGATATCACCGCCTTTCTGGCTGAACCCCATGATTCACGCGAGTATCGACGCGCACTCGCAGTAAAACTCGCGCTGCTCGGGTATTTGTATGCAGCGATTAGTGAGATGTTGGATGTCACCCCTGGGTTTATTAGCCAGGCAAAGAAAGCCTATGCGCAGTATGGAGTAGATGGATTTACCTTGAAGTATCAAGGGATGCAACCCTATCTGTCGCCTGAAGAACGACAATCCGTGCTTGATTGGTTGCAAGATCAACAAGAATGGTCTGTCGCACTCCTCCAAACGCACATCGAAACAACCTATGGCATCGTGTTTCAATCGCAGCAAAGCTATTACCAACTGCTCGATGAGGCAAAAATAACGTATAAAAAAGCCCAGCACACGAATCCTCGGCATGATGCTGCGCTGGTTGCCGCAAAAAAAAGAAATCCTTGACTTTTTGACTGCACACGCGGCGGCCATTGCGGATGGGAGCCTGGTGGTGGTGTTTGTGGATCAGTGTCATGTCCTCTGGAACGATGCGTGTGGCTATGTTTGGGGGCCACGGGGCGAACGAATCAGCATTCCAATGACGAATTTTCGCGAGCGACAAACCTACTACGGGGCCATTGAATTGTGTACAGCAGACATATGCGCAATTCCAACGGATACGGCAAATGGTGATTGGACGATGATTTTTGTCGAGTATGTGCGGGAACAATTCCCAGGGAAACGGATCGTCCTCATTTGGGATGGTGCATCCTATCATCGCGGTACAGAAATGCAAGAATACCTCGAAGGTGTCAATTACAAGCTGCCAAAAGACGAATGGAGCGTCCACTGCATCCTTTTCGCACCGAATGCGCCAGAGCAAAACCCAATGGAAGATGTTTGGTTAAAAGCCAAGCAATATGTACGAAAACACTGGCGGGAATGCATCAATTTTCAGGCAGTTCTCAACTTATTTGAGGAAGCATTGAATACGCTCTCGTTCAAATTCGAAAAGCTCCGTATGTATATGCCAAGTTTACAACTCATTTAGGATTACTATATTTCCGTAGCCACCGACGCTATTGTATGGCTTGAGACTCAAACAGCATTCGATCAGAATGGCGGTTGATGGCTGCCGCCCAACGGCTTGCGCATCAGCCGCGCCGCACCCAGCGATCGGGATGGCGTTTGGGTTGATGATACCACATAAAATCGGAACGATCTTGCCGCCGGAACGGCGTCGGGCTGCATGCGCTGGTTGGGCGGCACCACGCCGGAGGGCCGCGCTGACCCGCCAGCCATGTTGGCGTCTGCGGGCGTTCCCCATGATGACCTCCGAGGGCAGTCGTTCCCAGCGCTGATGGACGCGATGACGGTCGGATGCCGTTCCCTGGGATGGCGTCCGAGGGCCGTTCGTGCGATTCCGTTCCCACCACGATGGCCGCCGGATGCGTTCCGTTGGAATGGCGTTCGCGGGCGTTCCCGGCGCTGACCTGTCCAAGCAATGGATGCGTTCCCTGCGATAGCGCTCGGATGCCCGATTCGCACGCGATGGCGGTCGGGCCGCAGCACGCACCGGGCTGATCGTGCGCTGATCGTCAATCCAATGGTTCGTTCGTGCCCGCCCAACGGATTGCGCATCAGCCGCGCCGCACCATGTAGATCGCAATCGCATTATACCTGAAACAGCTGCCAAAATCGCGCCGATCTTGCCGCCGGAACGGCGTCAGGCTGCATGCGCTGGTTGGGCGGCACCACGCCGGATGGACGCGCTGACCTGCCGGCGGTGTTGGCGCCTGAGGGCGTTCCCCGTGATGGCCTGCGCGGGCGTTTCTCCTGTGCGCTGATGGGCGCGATGGCAGTCGGATGCGTGCCCTGCGCTGGCGCCCGAGCGCGTTCCCGGCGATTCCGTTCCCACCACGATGGCGGCCGGATGCGTGCCCTGGGATGCGGCTCGAAGGCGTTCCCGACGCTGGCCTGTCCAGGCAGAGGATGCCTTCCCCGTGATGGCGGTCGGATGCCCGATTCGCGCATGATGGCGGTCGGGCTGCAGCCATCACGGGGCTGAATCTACGCTGGCTTCTCCGCATAGAGGCCGCTCGTGCCCGCCCAACGGGTTGGCATTCAGCTGCCGCGAGCGCGCCCTGACGAGCCTTCAAACTGCCAACGATCGCGCGCGCGAAGCGGTCAGCTGCAATGCCGGGTTGGGCCGCGCGGTTCGATAGCCGAGCGGTTAGCTGTGCTTATAGCCAGCCGCTTGCAGCGCTTCAATCGCTTGTCGGCTCACCCGACCTTGTTGTGTGGGATTGGGCTCATCTGGTGCAAGATAAATCATCAGATCACCACGCTCAGTGAGGCGCTTCACCCGCATCCGTGCCGCTTGCAGATTGCTACAAGCGAGTTCTGGAAAGAGCAACTGCGCCGCTTCGCTCAAACTGATCAGATCGTCGTGGCGTAGCCAGGCTTGGACACGGGCAAGCACCTGCCCAATACCAGCTTCGCTCCAAAAAGTTGTAGGAATCCGATAGGTGTACTGGCCATTCGCCGGGAGAAACAGCACATCCAACAGATTTTGGAAGCGCTCGATCAATTCGCCGATCGTTTGATCGTCAGCGGTTGTGCGATCCAAATCACCGTTCGCAATCTGGACGAAACGCGCGATATCGGCGTGTAGGGGTGTGGATGAGCGCACAGTGGATCGTGGCAGGTTATCAGGCCAGGCTAAACTCTGGCCAATGTGGTGATAGTGCTGCGTAATGCGACTCACCACATCATCGGCAATAGAAATGGTATCAAACATGGCACCCTCACAAGCTAACGTTACCTTAAGCGACTCTAGCATAGCTAACGTTATCTGTCAAGAGAGCGATTATACGACGGCAGGTAGGATTTGGATGGTATCGTGTGGAGTAAGATCGCATAGCGCGGCCCAACGCGTGGCGCATCAGCCGCGCCCCAGATGGATCGCGATGACGTTGTAACTGATTGTACCACACAAAATCGGTCCGATCTTGCCGCCGGAACGGCGTCAGGCTGCATGCGCTGGTTGGGCCACAACCAGCCGATAGACTTTACCGTGAACTGCTTAATTGCTTACCATTTGGTGTTATCGAGTTCCTCAATACCATCAGATCGAAGCCGGTAAATATGTACTGGCGGATTGCATTGAGGCAAAGCTGAGGCACAAACATCCAAAATGGCATGGAACTCCTGTATTCTCACGCCGGTTGGTGCCACTCGCTGTGCAGTCGCGTGTGCGATTTGCACATCTCCGACATACATGCCGATCACATGAAATCCCGTAGAGTCGAAATTCCAACTTGCATCTGCATGCAACTCAAGAATTCCTGGTCGGTCTATCCAGCCAGCAAGCAATACGCTAGCAGTGTTGGAATCAGAATTAGTGGTAGTGTTGCCCAGGCATGCTGCTCTATTGAGTTTCCGTTGCTCGCCGTTGAGAGTAGCTAATTTTCTAGTTGTGGCTTCCCGAAGTGATTCCCAGGAATCGAACGGCTCACAATTCTGAAGCCATGTGCTGAAACCAGTAATACCAATTCGAGGGGTTTCCTGCTGCTCCCCAGGCTAAAATTGCTTTGGGATGCCGTTGGAGCTTGTGCAAGTATAGAGACCGAACTCCTGAAGGCTCTTCTGTCTGACCGCTGTCTGCGCCAATCAGAAGGGAGACTTGGCTTTCAAGCATAGCGGCAATTATCGTCACAAGGAACTCCTTATAAATGCTGCTACATTGATAGGTTGTGGCCCAACGGCCTGCCCATCAGCCGCGCCCCTGCGAGAACCACACCAATAGATTGATACTGGCGATCTTCAAAAAACCAGCGATCTTGAGCGCACCGGCAGGGGCGTCGGCTGCATGGGCTTGTTCGGCGGCGCGCGGTTTAAGATATAGTCAAGGTAGAATATCGAATAGCTTTTACATGGCTTTTTTCCAGTGGGAACTCCTACCAAACCATCTTTCCCCTTCTGTCTTCCAATTATAGTAGCTTGCCTCATCCGTAAATCTTATATTGGATGTAATTATATCGTGATATTGCCCTAATTGTTCGACACGTGCTAAATCATCGACGATGTTACGGTATAATGCCTTAAAACCATGCCTTGGTAATATATTTCGCAGGAAGGATAGAGATTTAATCTCAACATCAATCTCTGGTATTTGCGGCAATCCAGTTGCTAAAGTGGATAAATTCCAAACAGAAACAGCAGGGGCGATCGGTATACCTTGTGGAGTATCAACCTTATATTTTACAAGAACCTTGCTCATTTGTTCTCTAACACCACGAACGAGTTCATTGGCTTTCTTAACAAATTCAGCTCGATCCTCTCTTCCCATTAACTCTTCTAGCTCAATAAGTTGTTGACGCACTTCTATGAATTCCTTTTCCCCTCGAAGTGCGTAAGCGGTGGAGATGAATTCGCGAGGGTCGCCAACTTCTCTTGCAATCCACGCGACAAACATAGGTAATGTTTGGCGAAGTATAAATGGTTGAGTAAGGCCAGAGACCTTGTTAATCGTGTCTGATGCAATTCCGTTTATTGCATCAATAATAGGCTTAAAGTCAGAAGTATCGCCATGATAGAATTTTGACAAAAGCTGAATTTGAAATGAATTGCGAATAGGATGCAAGAAGAGATCCACATCTAATTCCTTAGCGATGAGTGTATAGAAAATAGTTCTGAAAGCTAGCCAATTTAGGCTTGCAAAAAATGCTTCTACTTGGCTTGATATTTGTCCCTCATTAGCACCTACATAATAGCCAGGCTTAATTGGATTGCCATGTGCGTCATACAATAGTGGTTTAGTATCAAGGGGAACATCGCGAGCTCCTGTTTTCTCAACAAGCTCAGCGTAAATCATTGAAGAAAGTTGTCCATATTTATCAAAATCGACCCCATCATCACCTTCTAAGATCTTTATAGTGAGGTAGTATACACTCGAACGCATATCCCATGTGAACACCAAATTCATCTTTAGCATTTCAAAAAATGGTGCAAAAGCACCGTCCACTATTTGGCCGCC
The sequence above is drawn from the Candidatus Kouleothrix ribensis genome and encodes:
- a CDS encoding transposase, producing the protein MVFFDEFWFADRPTIFYGWARVNTRCRVPSYEKNRTIRYGLLAVDAHDGTEHIDFAKKLNSENVADYFHHLAIDTKQAGYTCLTVIIDNNSMHKDKMRYELWLRMHEQHNLDGFRVRFIDTPRYSPELNLAEYSIHQLRLRLFHHLPSRPKIDELCQNIRNSLKREQLQTKEQIRATINHILKLARVDCVA
- a CDS encoding dual specificity protein phosphatase family protein, translating into MVSKLSVKAMKISWIAPHSLAASGIPLDAKDIHAFHGQGIRAILSLTEPPLFAQREITATLLGALDIAYFHVPVRDQFPPDTAQAHQIIEAIRSMQFEQRPLLIHCHAGIGRTGMILHL
- a CDS encoding ATP-binding protein — translated: MSGAPGSGKSTLARAIAPQLKAVIIDHDITKSALLEASIPVALAGSASYTILHALARDLLTQRWSVIFDSPCFYPELLDRGQALAHAAGVPYRYIECRLDDLPTLDQRLRTRARLPSQLAGITTPPTAGSGKAVMNETIFRDWIAHMKRPPTNYLIVDTAQPLPVCVAQALAYVRAIEP
- a CDS encoding transposase; translated protein: MAPIPEDITAFLAEPHDSREYRRALAVKLALLGYLYAAISEMLDVTPGFISQAKKAYAQYGVDGFTLKYQGMQPYLSPEERQSVLDWLQDQQEWSVALLQTHIETTYGIVFQSQQSYYQLLDEAKITYKKAQHTNPRHDAALVAAKKRNP
- a CDS encoding transposase, producing MMLRWLPQKKEILDFLTAHAAAIADGSLVVVFVDQCHVLWNDACGYVWGPRGERISIPMTNFRERQTYYGAIELCTADICAIPTDTANGDWTMIFVEYVREQFPGKRIVLIWDGASYHRGTEMQEYLEGVNYKLPKDEWSVHCILFAPNAPEQNPMEDVWLKAKQYVRKHWRECINFQAVLNLFEEALNTLSFKFEKLRMYMPSLQLI